In Tenrec ecaudatus isolate mTenEca1 chromosome 4, mTenEca1.hap1, whole genome shotgun sequence, a single window of DNA contains:
- the ITIH3 gene encoding inter-alpha-trypsin inhibitor heavy chain H3 isoform X2, translating to MASTLWPCLALALLSGLAVSSPLQQLNKRSLPEGEGVVDGIEVYSTKISCKVTSRFAHNVVTTRAVNRADAAKEVSFDVELPKTAFITNFTLTIDGVTYPGNVKEKEVAKQQYEKAVSQGQTAGLVKASGRKLEKFTVSVNVAAGSKVTFELTYEELLKRHKGKYEMYLKVQPKQLVKHFEIQADIFEPQGISVLDAEASFITNDLLGSTLTKSFSGKKGHVSFKPSLEHQRSCPTCSDTLLNGDFIITYDVNRESPANLQVVNGYFVHFFAPQGLPVVPKNVVFVIDISGSMAGRKIQQTRDALLKILDDIKEEDYLNFILFSSGVTTWKDTLVQATPENLQQAREFVRNIKDEGMTNMNGGLMRGIRMLNDAWDEQGTARRSSIIIMLTDGDANHGESRPDKIQENVRNAIGGKFPLYNLGFGNNLNYNFLERLALENHGLARRIYEDSDANLQLQGFYEEVANPLLTGVEMEYPVNAIQDLTQNNYKHFYDGSEIVVAGRLLDQDLNSFKADVKGHGAINDLTFTEEVDVKETEKAFEEQHYIFGNYIERLWAYLTIEQLLDQRKKAQGEEKENLTAKALELSLKYHFVTPLTSMVVTKPEDNEDQTAIADKPGEENYQPPQTPYYYVDGDPHFIIQVAEADDAICFNINEDPGTVLRLIHDPATGLTVNGEIIGDKEPSPDPKTRRTYFGKLGIANPHMDLQIEVTTETLSLGNGATRSTFSWLDTVTVAQDGMLVTIHRNENMTVSFGDGATFVVVLHQVWKKHPIHRDFLGFYVVDSHRMSAQTQGLLGQFFHPFDFSVSDIHPGSDPTKQDATMVVKNRRLTVTRGSQKDYRKNSHTGTKVPCWFVHNNGEGFIDGAHTDYIVPSLF from the exons ATGGCGTCCACTCTCTggccctgcctggccctggccctgctcTCTGGCCTGGCGGTCTCCAGCCCTCTCCAGCAGCTGAAT aaACGGAGCctgccagaaggggaaggg GTGGTGGACGGCATCGAGGTTTACAGCACCAAGATCAGCTGCAAGGTGACCTCCCGCTTTGCCCACAATGTGGTGACCACCAGGGCTGTGAACCGGGCAGACGCCGCCAAGGAGGTGTCCTTCGACGTGGAGCTGCCCAAGACGGCTTTCATCACCAACTTCACGCT GACTATCGACGGTGTCACCTACCCCGGGAACGTCAAGGAGAAGGAAGTGGCCAAGCAGCAGTATGAGAAGGCCGTGTCCCAGGGCCAGACCGCCGGGCTGGTCAA GGCCTCGGGCAGGAAGCTGGAGAAGTTCACGGTGTCGGTCAACGTGGCTGCCGGCAGTAAGGTCACCTTTGAGTTGACCTATGAGGAGCTGCTGAAGAGGCACAAGGGCAAGTATGAGATGTACCTCAAGGTGCAGCCCAAGCAGCTGGTCAAGCACTTTGAG ATCCAGGCAGATATCTTCGAGCCTCAGGGCATCAGTGTGCTGGACGCAGAAGCCTCCTTCATCACCAATGACCTTCTGGGCAGCACTCTCACCAAGTCCTTCTCTGGGAAAAAG ggCCACGTGTCCTTCAAGCCCAGCTTAGAGCATCAGCGCTCCTGCCCGACCTGTTCAGACACGCTGCTCAACGGGGATTTCATCATCACCTACGACGTGAACCGAGAGTCTCCAGCCAACTTGCAG gtGGTCAATGGCTATTTTGTGCACTTCTTTGCACCTCAAGGCCTTCCCGTGGTGCCCAAGAACGTGGTCTTTGTGATCGACATCAGTGGTTCCATGGCCGGCCGAAAAATACAGCAG ACAAGGGATGCCCTCCTGAAAATCCTGGATGATATCAAGGAGGAGGACTACCTGAACTTCATCCTGTTCAGCAGCGGCGTGACCACCTGGAAGGACACCCTCGTGCAAGCCACTCCCGAGAACCTCCAGCAGGCCCGGGAGTTTGTGAGGAATATTAAGGATGAAGGAA TGACCAACATGAACGGTGGGCTGATGCGGGGCATCCGCATGCTGAACGATGCCTGGGATGAGCAGGGCACGGCGAGGAGGAGCTCCATCATCATCATGCTCACCGACGGGGATGCTAACCATG GCGAAAGCCGCCCGGACAAGATCCAAGAGAACGTGCGGAACGCCATTGGGGGCAAGTTCCCCTTGTACAACCTGGGCTTTGGCAATAACCTGAACTACAACTTCCTGGAGCGTTTGGCCCTGGAGAACCATGGTCTCGCCCGGCGCATTTATGAGGATTCCGATGCCAATTTGCAGTTGCAG GGCTTTTACGAGGAGGTGGCCAACCCGCTGCTGACGGGCGTGGAGATGGAGTACCCCGTGAACGCCATCCAGGACCTCACTCAGAATAACTACAAGCACTTCTACGACGGCTCCGAGATCGTGGTGGCCGGGCGCCTGCTGGACCAGGACTTGAACAGCTTTAAGGCGGACGTGAAGGGCCATGGT GCCATCAATGACCTCACCTTCACGGAGGAGGTGGATGTGAAGGAGACGGAGAAGGCCTTTGAGGAGCAGCACTACATTTTTGGAAACTACATTGAGCGGCTCTGGGCCTACCTCACGATCGAGCAGCTGCTGGACCAACG CAAGAAGGCCCAAGGCGAGGAGAAGGAGAACCTCACAGCCAAGGCCCTGGAACTGTCCCTCAAGTACCACTTCGTGACGCCGCTGACCTCCATGGTGGTGACCAAGCCTGAGGACAACGAGGACCAAACAGCCATTGCCGACAAGCCAGGGGAAG AAAACTACCAGCCTCCACAAACCCCCTACTACTACG TGGATGGGGACCCCCACTTCATCATCCAAGTCGCGGAGGCGGACGATGCCATTTGCTTCAACATCAATGAAGACCCGGGCACCGTGCTGCGCCTCATCCACGACCCAGCCACAG GCCTCACAGTCAACGGAGAGATCATTGGGGACAAGGAGCCCAGCCCTGACCCCAAGACCCGAAGGACTTACTTTGGGAAGCTGGGCATCGCCAACCCTCATATGGACCTGCAGATCGAGGTGACAACGGAGACCCTCAGCCTGGGGAATGGGGCCACGCGGAGCACTTTCAGCTGGCTGGACACAGTCACGGTCGCGCAGGATGG GATGTTGGTGACAATCCACAGGAATGAGAACATGACAGTCTCCTTTGGGGATGGGGCCACCTTTGTGGTTGTCCTGCACCAGGTGTGGAAGAAGCATCCCATCCACCGTGATTTCCTGGGCTTCTACGTGGTGGACAGCCACCGGATGTCAGCGCAgacacaagggctgctgg GGCAATTCTTCCACCCCTTTGACTTCAGCGTGTCCGACATCCACCCTGGCTCTGATCCCACGAAGCAGGATGCCACCATGGTGGTGAAGAACCGCCGGCTGACTGTCACCAG gggTTCCCAGAAAGACTACAGGAAGAATAGCCACACCGGCACCAAGGTTCCCTGCTGGTTTGTCCACAACAATGGAGAAGGGTTTATTGACGGTGCCCACACTGACTACATTGTCCCCAGCCTGTTCTGA
- the ITIH3 gene encoding inter-alpha-trypsin inhibitor heavy chain H3 isoform X1 codes for MASTLWPCLALALLSGLAVSSPLQQLNKRSLPEGEGVVDGIEVYSTKISCKVTSRFAHNVVTTRAVNRADAAKEVSFDVELPKTAFITNFTLTIDGVTYPGNVKEKEVAKQQYEKAVSQGQTAGLVKASGRKLEKFTVSVNVAAGSKVTFELTYEELLKRHKGKYEMYLKVQPKQLVKHFEIQADIFEPQGISVLDAEASFITNDLLGSTLTKSFSGKKGHVSFKPSLEHQRSCPTCSDTLLNGDFIITYDVNRESPANLQVVNGYFVHFFAPQGLPVVPKNVVFVIDISGSMAGRKIQQTRDALLKILDDIKEEDYLNFILFSSGVTTWKDTLVQATPENLQQAREFVRNIKDEGMTNMNGGLMRGIRMLNDAWDEQGTARRSSIIIMLTDGDANHGESRPDKIQENVRNAIGGKFPLYNLGFGNNLNYNFLERLALENHGLARRIYEDSDANLQLQGFYEEVANPLLTGVEMEYPVNAIQDLTQNNYKHFYDGSEIVVAGRLLDQDLNSFKADVKGHGAINDLTFTEEVDVKETEKAFEEQHYIFGNYIERLWAYLTIEQLLDQRKKAQGEEKENLTAKALELSLKYHFVTPLTSMVVTKPEDNEDQTAIADKPGEDGISARSATGKNYQPPQTPYYYVDGDPHFIIQVAEADDAICFNINEDPGTVLRLIHDPATGLTVNGEIIGDKEPSPDPKTRRTYFGKLGIANPHMDLQIEVTTETLSLGNGATRSTFSWLDTVTVAQDGMLVTIHRNENMTVSFGDGATFVVVLHQVWKKHPIHRDFLGFYVVDSHRMSAQTQGLLGQFFHPFDFSVSDIHPGSDPTKQDATMVVKNRRLTVTRGSQKDYRKNSHTGTKVPCWFVHNNGEGFIDGAHTDYIVPSLF; via the exons ATGGCGTCCACTCTCTggccctgcctggccctggccctgctcTCTGGCCTGGCGGTCTCCAGCCCTCTCCAGCAGCTGAAT aaACGGAGCctgccagaaggggaaggg GTGGTGGACGGCATCGAGGTTTACAGCACCAAGATCAGCTGCAAGGTGACCTCCCGCTTTGCCCACAATGTGGTGACCACCAGGGCTGTGAACCGGGCAGACGCCGCCAAGGAGGTGTCCTTCGACGTGGAGCTGCCCAAGACGGCTTTCATCACCAACTTCACGCT GACTATCGACGGTGTCACCTACCCCGGGAACGTCAAGGAGAAGGAAGTGGCCAAGCAGCAGTATGAGAAGGCCGTGTCCCAGGGCCAGACCGCCGGGCTGGTCAA GGCCTCGGGCAGGAAGCTGGAGAAGTTCACGGTGTCGGTCAACGTGGCTGCCGGCAGTAAGGTCACCTTTGAGTTGACCTATGAGGAGCTGCTGAAGAGGCACAAGGGCAAGTATGAGATGTACCTCAAGGTGCAGCCCAAGCAGCTGGTCAAGCACTTTGAG ATCCAGGCAGATATCTTCGAGCCTCAGGGCATCAGTGTGCTGGACGCAGAAGCCTCCTTCATCACCAATGACCTTCTGGGCAGCACTCTCACCAAGTCCTTCTCTGGGAAAAAG ggCCACGTGTCCTTCAAGCCCAGCTTAGAGCATCAGCGCTCCTGCCCGACCTGTTCAGACACGCTGCTCAACGGGGATTTCATCATCACCTACGACGTGAACCGAGAGTCTCCAGCCAACTTGCAG gtGGTCAATGGCTATTTTGTGCACTTCTTTGCACCTCAAGGCCTTCCCGTGGTGCCCAAGAACGTGGTCTTTGTGATCGACATCAGTGGTTCCATGGCCGGCCGAAAAATACAGCAG ACAAGGGATGCCCTCCTGAAAATCCTGGATGATATCAAGGAGGAGGACTACCTGAACTTCATCCTGTTCAGCAGCGGCGTGACCACCTGGAAGGACACCCTCGTGCAAGCCACTCCCGAGAACCTCCAGCAGGCCCGGGAGTTTGTGAGGAATATTAAGGATGAAGGAA TGACCAACATGAACGGTGGGCTGATGCGGGGCATCCGCATGCTGAACGATGCCTGGGATGAGCAGGGCACGGCGAGGAGGAGCTCCATCATCATCATGCTCACCGACGGGGATGCTAACCATG GCGAAAGCCGCCCGGACAAGATCCAAGAGAACGTGCGGAACGCCATTGGGGGCAAGTTCCCCTTGTACAACCTGGGCTTTGGCAATAACCTGAACTACAACTTCCTGGAGCGTTTGGCCCTGGAGAACCATGGTCTCGCCCGGCGCATTTATGAGGATTCCGATGCCAATTTGCAGTTGCAG GGCTTTTACGAGGAGGTGGCCAACCCGCTGCTGACGGGCGTGGAGATGGAGTACCCCGTGAACGCCATCCAGGACCTCACTCAGAATAACTACAAGCACTTCTACGACGGCTCCGAGATCGTGGTGGCCGGGCGCCTGCTGGACCAGGACTTGAACAGCTTTAAGGCGGACGTGAAGGGCCATGGT GCCATCAATGACCTCACCTTCACGGAGGAGGTGGATGTGAAGGAGACGGAGAAGGCCTTTGAGGAGCAGCACTACATTTTTGGAAACTACATTGAGCGGCTCTGGGCCTACCTCACGATCGAGCAGCTGCTGGACCAACG CAAGAAGGCCCAAGGCGAGGAGAAGGAGAACCTCACAGCCAAGGCCCTGGAACTGTCCCTCAAGTACCACTTCGTGACGCCGCTGACCTCCATGGTGGTGACCAAGCCTGAGGACAACGAGGACCAAACAGCCATTGCCGACAAGCCAGGGGAAG ATGGGATATCTGCCAGGAGCGCTACTGGGA AAAACTACCAGCCTCCACAAACCCCCTACTACTACG TGGATGGGGACCCCCACTTCATCATCCAAGTCGCGGAGGCGGACGATGCCATTTGCTTCAACATCAATGAAGACCCGGGCACCGTGCTGCGCCTCATCCACGACCCAGCCACAG GCCTCACAGTCAACGGAGAGATCATTGGGGACAAGGAGCCCAGCCCTGACCCCAAGACCCGAAGGACTTACTTTGGGAAGCTGGGCATCGCCAACCCTCATATGGACCTGCAGATCGAGGTGACAACGGAGACCCTCAGCCTGGGGAATGGGGCCACGCGGAGCACTTTCAGCTGGCTGGACACAGTCACGGTCGCGCAGGATGG GATGTTGGTGACAATCCACAGGAATGAGAACATGACAGTCTCCTTTGGGGATGGGGCCACCTTTGTGGTTGTCCTGCACCAGGTGTGGAAGAAGCATCCCATCCACCGTGATTTCCTGGGCTTCTACGTGGTGGACAGCCACCGGATGTCAGCGCAgacacaagggctgctgg GGCAATTCTTCCACCCCTTTGACTTCAGCGTGTCCGACATCCACCCTGGCTCTGATCCCACGAAGCAGGATGCCACCATGGTGGTGAAGAACCGCCGGCTGACTGTCACCAG gggTTCCCAGAAAGACTACAGGAAGAATAGCCACACCGGCACCAAGGTTCCCTGCTGGTTTGTCCACAACAATGGAGAAGGGTTTATTGACGGTGCCCACACTGACTACATTGTCCCCAGCCTGTTCTGA